Proteins found in one Aethina tumida isolate Nest 87 chromosome 1, icAetTumi1.1, whole genome shotgun sequence genomic segment:
- the LOC126264279 gene encoding uncharacterized protein LOC126264279 isoform X2 yields MQKILVGCFKYVLEKIDLHLCSTIFNEIVVPGIFLISVGLMYQFLGNEQWQRWVLEKRIPWDEVDDGGLFGQPSDELPVKRRLNFVRSKNRKMFAQLLTNTLKVRNMIRKGHNRTKDIKKHVRPMTKILIQKQYSQKTILKIISVLVYKEMPKKQLLKIIGYVVSSRGRSLASRIRRENTRCKEIFDKLFR; encoded by the exons ATGCAGAAGATTTTGGTAGGTTGCTTCAAATATGTCCTTGAGAAAATCGACTTACATTTATGCTCAACCATATTCAATGAAATTGTCGTTCCTGGTATATTTCTAATATCCGTCGGCTTGATGTATCAATTTTTGGGCAACGAGCAGTGGCAAAGATGGGTGTTGGAAAAGC GTATCCCTTGGGATGAAGTTGATGATGGAGGATTATTTGGGCAACCTTCCGACGAGTTACCAGTTAAACGTAGACTGAACTTCGTCAGATCCAAAAATAGGAAGATGTTCGCACAACTTTTAACTAATACTTTAAAGGTGAGGAACATGATTAGAAAAGGACATAACCGTAccaaagatataaaaaagcaCGTTAGGCCAATGACCAAAATCTTAATTCAGAAACAATATTCTCAGAagacaatattgaaaataatttccgTTTTGGTATATAAAGAAATGCCgaaaaaacaacttttaaaaattattggataTGTAGTATCATCCAGAGGAAGATCTCTAGCATCTAGAATTCGCAGAGAAAATACCCGTTGCAAAGAGatctttgataaattatttcgctga
- the LOC109609143 gene encoding uncharacterized protein LOC109609143, producing MYISALLLIFICLFHQLWEETCCQPKDATPIMKETPLPKEKFGYGKDDESVLVYSVDLPDSLEDNLNIFDYVIEEDGNWDYDTLDNQFLLFDKNKVNQTQGYPSQNMYDIFGLDENPEDLFNPN from the exons atgtatatttcagcATTGTTACTCATTTTTATCTGCTTATTCCACCAATTATGGGAGGAAACATGTTGCCAGCCAAAAGACGCTACCCCAA TTATGAAAGAAACGCCTTTGCCAAAGGAGAAATTTGGTTATGGCAAGGACGATGAATCTGTTTTGGTATACTCCGTCGATTTACCTGATTCATTGGAAGACAATTTGAATATCTTTGATTATGTCATCGAAGAAGATGGAAATTGGGATTATGATACGTTAGATAatc aattcttACTCTTCGACAAAAATAAGGTGAACCAGACTCAAGGATACCCATCGCAGAATATGTATGATATTTTTGGACTTGATGAAAATCCGGAAGATTTATTTAACCCCAACTGA
- the LOC126264279 gene encoding uncharacterized protein LOC126264279 isoform X1, which produces MQKILVGCFKYVLEKIDLHLCSTIFNEIVVPGIFLISVGLMYQFLGNEQWQRWVLEKLGIPWDEVDDGGLFGQPSDELPVKRRLNFVRSKNRKMFAQLLTNTLKVRNMIRKGHNRTKDIKKHVRPMTKILIQKQYSQKTILKIISVLVYKEMPKKQLLKIIGYVVSSRGRSLASRIRRENTRCKEIFDKLFR; this is translated from the exons ATGCAGAAGATTTTGGTAGGTTGCTTCAAATATGTCCTTGAGAAAATCGACTTACATTTATGCTCAACCATATTCAATGAAATTGTCGTTCCTGGTATATTTCTAATATCCGTCGGCTTGATGTATCAATTTTTGGGCAACGAGCAGTGGCAAAGATGGGTGTTGGAAAAGC TAGGTATCCCTTGGGATGAAGTTGATGATGGAGGATTATTTGGGCAACCTTCCGACGAGTTACCAGTTAAACGTAGACTGAACTTCGTCAGATCCAAAAATAGGAAGATGTTCGCACAACTTTTAACTAATACTTTAAAGGTGAGGAACATGATTAGAAAAGGACATAACCGTAccaaagatataaaaaagcaCGTTAGGCCAATGACCAAAATCTTAATTCAGAAACAATATTCTCAGAagacaatattgaaaataatttccgTTTTGGTATATAAAGAAATGCCgaaaaaacaacttttaaaaattattggataTGTAGTATCATCCAGAGGAAGATCTCTAGCATCTAGAATTCGCAGAGAAAATACCCGTTGCAAAGAGatctttgataaattatttcgctga